In Cytobacillus oceanisediminis, the following proteins share a genomic window:
- a CDS encoding acyltransferase family protein, translated as MKQRDFYFDNTKFILIFFVVFGHLLRSFIEDNETIYTLYKVIYTFHMPAFILVSGFFAKGFYKKGYIKKIAKKLILPYIIFQVIYSIFYYFLYNKGTFELDPFNPHWSLWFLISMFCWNIMLLFFAKYKAVYSLAAAFIIGLAVGYADWISNYLSLSRTFVFFPLFLMGYYLKKEHFYALFQPKFRISALAIFAVVFIGFYLYPEVDYKWLLGSKPYTEMGTASIGAVFTRLGFYVLSLIMVFSFFAFVPRKQYFFTDLGKNTLYVYLLHGFFVRVFRESDVQGFFSKPENFLLLAGISLLLTLLLSSKLITSFAQPIIELKTSQLKKLKDRSRAYARFYRKKLTS; from the coding sequence ACTTCGACAACACGAAGTTTATCTTAATCTTCTTTGTCGTATTCGGACATTTACTCCGCTCTTTTATTGAAGATAATGAAACAATCTATACTTTATATAAGGTAATCTACACGTTCCATATGCCAGCATTTATACTGGTATCCGGTTTTTTTGCAAAAGGCTTTTATAAAAAAGGCTATATAAAGAAAATTGCAAAAAAGCTCATACTGCCATATATTATTTTTCAGGTTATTTATTCGATTTTCTATTATTTTTTATATAATAAAGGCACCTTTGAATTGGATCCTTTTAATCCTCATTGGTCTTTATGGTTCCTGATCAGCATGTTCTGCTGGAATATCATGCTTCTATTCTTTGCAAAGTATAAAGCTGTTTATTCCCTGGCAGCTGCTTTTATCATTGGGCTTGCTGTCGGATATGCCGATTGGATTTCAAATTATTTAAGTTTATCCAGAACATTTGTGTTCTTTCCTTTATTCCTAATGGGGTATTATTTAAAAAAAGAGCATTTTTATGCGCTATTCCAGCCAAAGTTCAGAATTAGTGCATTAGCTATTTTTGCTGTAGTCTTTATAGGCTTTTATCTCTATCCTGAAGTGGATTATAAGTGGCTGCTTGGTTCAAAGCCATATACTGAAATGGGGACAGCTTCGATTGGGGCAGTCTTTACGAGATTGGGCTTTTATGTCCTAAGTTTAATTATGGTATTTAGCTTCTTTGCTTTTGTGCCCCGCAAACAATATTTCTTTACTGATTTAGGAAAAAATACACTTTATGTCTATCTGCTTCACGGATTCTTTGTACGGGTATTCAGGGAAAGTGATGTACAGGGCTTTTTCAGCAAACCGGAAAACTTCCTGCTGCTTGCCGGAATATCGCTGCTGCTGACTTTGCTTCTCTCAAGCAAACTGATTACTTCATTTGCACAGCCTATTATAGAACTGAAAACATCACAGCTAAAGAAGCTAAAAGATAGATCAAGGGCATATGCCAGATTTTATCGTAAAAAACTTACAAGTTAG